In Streptomyces sp. 71268, the DNA window AGGTGATCCGGCACCTGGAGACGGACGCCTCACAGGACGCCTCCCCTTCAGCCGGGAACCAGCAAGCCGTCGTGGTGGGCGATGCCGTGTTCGATGCCGTCTTCGACCCGTCCAACAACCCCAGCTTCGACGTCGTGCGTCAGGCCATCGACTTCCTGTGGACCGGGCCTCGTCCCACCGGCGCGTGACGTCGGGCAACGGGGCTTTCGCGAGCCCCTGAGAGCCGGGCCTCACGGCCCCGCGCCTTGACGGGACGCTCAGCCGGCGGGCAGCGTGCGCCCCGTCGCGGGCAACAGCCGTTCCAGGCAGGCGAATCGCCGTGGCGGCAGGTGTCGCCGCCAGTCGTCCCGCCAGCGCAGGGCGTGGGCCAGGTGGTGGGTGCCGGGCGCGCCCGGGCCCGCCGCGTCGAGGTCGGCCAGGAACGCGACGGCCGCCTCGGCGGCGTCGGCGCCCAACGGCTGTCCGTACACGTGCAGGACGCGTTGCGCATGCCCCGTCCCCTTGAGGGTCTTGGTCACGTGCAGGCTGAAGTGCGCGCGCCGGCGGGCGGCGTCCAGGTCTGGTCCGTCCAGCGGCGCGGCCCCGGCGCCGCTGTGCATCTGCCCCTCGCTCCACCGGTTGGCCCCGGCCACGGCCGTGCGCAGCGCCTCCGCGTCGTTCACCACGCCCGACAGGCCGTCGCCGAGGGTCGCGTACAGCCGGCCCGCGCCCGCGACGCCGTCGCTGAGGGCGCGCAGATGGCCAGCCAGCAGCGCCTCGCGCCGGGCCCGCAGCGGGTAGGCGCGGCGTACCAACTCGGCGACCGGCAGCGGCGCCGCGTGCCACGCCTCGGCCAGGGGCAGCAGCTCGCGGGCGTTGCCCTGGGTGAGGCGGGCGCCGTCGCCCGCGCGGGAGCGGGTGCCCCACTCGATGTCGTGCACGTCGGTGACCGCGTACAGGCCGCCGGTGGGCCGCGTCGCCGCGAGGGCCGGCAGGCCGTCCGCCGACGCCACCCCGGGCAGCCGTGGGTCCTCCCCGTCGGCCACGCCCGGCCGCGCGGGGCATCCGTCCAGCGGGCGTACGAGCACGCCGGCGAGGAGGGAGGCGGTGGCCCGGACCGACAGCAGCTCCGGAACCCGGGCGAGCGCGTCGGCCGCCCTGCGCTGGGGCAGCCCCGGCCGGTCCCGGCGCAGTCGGGCGGCCATGGCGACGGCGTAGCAGGCTCGCAACAGGGCGGTGCGCCGTTCGCCCGCGTCTCCGGCCAGCGGCACACGGTCCCAGGCCCAGCCGTGCCGGACCCCGCTGTCGCCCGCGGCCAGTGGTGCGGGCGGTGGCTCGTCGGGGCCGTCGGTCGCCGCCCGTACGAGGACCAGATCCTTGCCGTAGTACCCGGGCCACCACCCCTCGCCAGCCGCGCGGCCGACGGCCGCCAGGCTGCGGCGCACCCGGTCGAGCCCCGCCTCGTGGTCGCCGCTGTCCTCCACGCGGGCCCGCAGCCCGCTGGTGACGACGACCAGCGTCGCCGCCCGGTCACCGCCGGCGGCGAACCGCGCGAGCGCGTCGCCCGCGTCGGGGCAGTCGGGCGGGAAGCCGGGGGCGTGTCGGGGCGGCCAGCGGTACGCGGGGGTCATTCGCGCCTCCGATCGCGCCAGAGTTCGAGCAGGAGCCGGCGCAGTCCGGGGAAGATCACCAGGAGCAGCACGATGGCCACGCCGATGCCACCCAGGGACCAACCGAGCCCGGTCAGGCTCGAACTCGACAGCCCCTGCCAGATGGCGAGGCCCACGCCGAACGGCAGGCCGATGGCGGCGAGCAGCCCGAGTATGGCGTTGCTCATCTCCGTCTCCTCCGCCTGCACCTGGCGGGAGAACTCGCCAAGGTCGTCCTTGAGGGACTGGAGCGTTTCCGGCAGGCCCGCGGCGCGCTGCCAGGTGCGGGTCACGGCGTCCACGGTGTCCTGTCGGCCGAAGTCCGGGCTCCAGTAGCCGCGGCGGAAGACCAGCAGGTCGCGCTCCAGTTGGCCCACCTCGCGACGCTTCGGCTCGCCCTCGGCGATGCGGGCCACCTCGGTGCCGAACGCGGTCAGCACGACCTGGTGCAGCCGGGCCAGCGCGAGGGCGTCGGCGTACAGGCTGATCAGGTGGTGCGTGGTGCCGTTGTAGTAGTTGTCCGATACCTCGCGCCCGGGGTCGGGTTTGGTGCCGACCAGCACCAGGCCGCGCAGGCCGAGCACGCCGCGCACGTTGTTGCGCAGCCGGAAACGCAGGGAGGCCAGTTCGTCCGGTGCCTCCTCTCCCGGCTCGAAGTCCGACGCGTGGTACATCTGCCACAGCCACTGGTCGACCGCGGACCAACTGGCGTTTCGCTCACCCTGGTTGAGCCGTGGCAGGTCGTCCCGGGCGGTGATGAAGGTGCAGTAGAGGGCCTCGCGTTCGGTGGCGGAGAGACGGCAGCCGGGGGGAAGCTGCCGAGCGGCCCAGTCGCGATACGCCCCGCCCGCGTGGTGTGCGTCGACGTCCGCGCAGTGCCGCAACGCCGTGGGCATCTGCTCCGGTGGCAGCGCCGGCAGGTGCCCGTGCAGCAGGGCAACGCCGTTGGCCTCGGGACTCGCCCCCATCCGTCGGAACATGCCGAGGACCGTGTCGTTGAGCCGGATCAGCTCGACGGCGGTCAGCTCGAACCCGTGCGGGGCGGCGTCGGGGTCGAGCCGCTCGTCCGTGTGCCAACGCACCGCCGTCTCCCACAACAGCGGCGCCAGTCGCTGACTGGTGTACTCGGCGCGCCGGGTGGCGGTGGAGTACACGTCGTTCCCGTCGGCGCGCTGCCAGCGCCGCACCAGCGGCCCGGCCGCGAAGGGCGCCGGCGGCGGCGCGTCGATCTGTACCGCCACGATCAACACGGTGTCCCGCCGCACCAGGGCGCCCGGGTCCCGCGCGCTCCCGCTGTCGGGCGCGGCGCCGCTCACGAGAGGACCTCCAGGGCCGCGCGCAGGTACCGGCCCCGCTCGTCAGCGCCGGCGTCGGCGTCCACGTACCGCCAGCGCCGGAACCCGCCGGTCACCGGGCCGCGCACCAGCACCCGGTTGTCACCGCGCACCGGCCGCCCCCTGGCGACGAGCGTCAGCGTGCCGGGCGCGGCGCCCGCGCGGTGCAGGGTGTACGCCGACATGCCGTACCGGCCGCCGGCGGACACCGTGTGGGTGCGGGTCCCGGTCACCCGGACCCGGTAGGCGTCGCTGGTGTCGAAGTGGAAGCCGCCGTCCTGGGGCCGGTAGCGCACGACGTGGTACGCGTCCGGGTCCGGGTCGGGCGCGCCGGCCGGGGCCCGAGGCGCCTCCTCGGGGGTGGCCTCGACGACGGTGTTGTACAACTCGCCGGTCAGCACCGTGGCGGCGAAGTGCCAGCGGTGGTCGTGGATCTGCGCGTCCTGGCCACCGGCCCGCCACACGTGCAGGAACAGCCGACGGCCGTCCGCGCGGAGCTGGGCCAGGGGCAGCTTGACGAAGCCGTTCGGGTGGGCGATGGGTGTGCGGGCGGCGGGCGGCCGAAGCGGTCCGTCGAAGCGGCCGAGCAACGCCGCGGTGAGCGCGGCCCGCGCGAGTTCGGTCGTGACGGGAGCCGGCGTACCGGTCGGGCCGCCCCGACCGCCGGACTGGTCGACCACTCCGTGTTCGCCCGGCCTCGCCCGGACGATCTCCTCACCCGTCACGCTCACCGCAAGCCCCTCCCCACGGCATCGCCGCACTTGCGGCGCCCGGCCCCCGCGCGCCGAGCGTAGCCAACCGGCGCGCCTCGTCGCCGGCCGTCCGGCACATCCCGGCCACGGTGGCGAACGCGGCCCGGCCAGCGGGTGTCACGCCGCCCATCGCACCCACAGCGCCCCGCCCCACCCCGCCGCCCGTTACGCTCTCCCGGATCGGTCGGGACGGCGCGCGGGTCCCTCCGGGCGCGGGCGCCGCCGGGCGTGCGCCCGGGCGGTGGGGCGTGGCTCCGGCGATCGAGGACGGCGCGCGGGAAGGAGCGGGACCTGTGGGTGACGACAAGGGCGAGGACGCGACCCGGCCTTCGCCGCAGCGGGGGCGCCGGCGTGGCCAGGGCGAGTTGGAGGCGCTGGTGATGCGGGTGTTGCAGGGGGCCGGTGAGCCGGTCACCGCGGCGCGGGTGCAACAGGAGCTGGGTGGCGACCTGGCGTACACCACGGTCGTGACGATCCTGACCCGGCTGCACGGCAAGCACAGCGTGACCCGGCACCGCGCGGGCCGGTCCTTCCGGTGGGCCCCCACGGCCGACGAGGCGGGGCTCGCGGCGCAGCGGATGCGGCGCGTGCTCGACGGGCACAGCGACCGGGACGCGGTGCTCGCCAGTTTCGTCTCGGGCCTCTCGGCCGACGACGAGCGGCTGGTGCGCGAGCTGCTGCACGACGCGCCCTCGGAGGCGGAGGCGCGGGCGGAGCCCGGCGACGCCCCCGTACCCCTCGATCGCGAACGGGAGCCGTGACCGGTGGGAGTCTTCGTCGTCCTCCCGCTCGTGCTGCCGCTCACGGCGTGGCCGATGTCGCGGCTGGCCGAGCGGCGGCTGCACCCGCGCACCGCGACCGTCCTGCTGACCGCCGTCGGGGCCATACTCGCCGTGTGCAGCACGCTGTGCCTGGCCCTGCTCGGCGTGGTAGGCACCGCGCAACTGCCCGGCAACCCGCTGCCCGACGGCTGGGCGGCGCCCGAGGTGCGGGCGGCGGTCCCGTACGACGAGAACGTGGGGTTCGCCGCCATCGGCGTGCTGGCCCTGGTCGCCACGGCCTGCGGGCACACGCTGTGGCGGCACTACCGGGTACGCAACGGCGCCTGGCGCGCGCTCGGCGACCTGCCCGCCGAGCCGGCCCCGACGCCAGCACCCACCACGACTTCCGCGATCAGGGCCACGTCTACGGAGCCGCCCGCGCCACCCGCGCTGACCGTCCTGCCCGACGAGGTGCCGTACGCGTACGCCCTGCCGGGTCGGGCGGGCTCCGGGCGCGTCGTCGTCTCGGACGCCATGTTGGCCGGGCTCGGCGCCCCGGAGCGGCGGGCGCTGGTCGCCCACGAGCAGGCCCACCTGGCCGGGCGGCACCACCGCTACCTGCTGGCCTCGCGGTTGACCGCGAGCGCCAACCCGTTCCTGCGCCCGCTGTGGACGGCGGTGGCCTTCAGCGCGGAGCGCTGGGCCGACGAGGAGGCGGCGCGCGAGGTGGGCAGCCGGCGCGTGGTCGCCACGGCCGTGGGCAAGGCGGCGCTGATCTCCGGGCCCTCGCCGGCGCCCGGCATCGCGGGGTTCGCGGCTGTCGGCCCGGTGCCGCGACGGATCGCCGCGCTGCTCGGACCCGTCCCACCGGCCCGGCTGTGGCCGCCCGCCGACGGCTCGCTGTACGCTGCGGCGCTCATCGCCGCGGCCGGCACCGCGGCCTCGGCGCTGTCGTCGCTGAACGCGGCGGTGGCGCTGTTCGTGGTGCTCAAGGCGGCCACGCCGCTGTAGGCCCGGCCGCGAGGCGCCGGCGGACCACGTCGTAGAGGAGGGCTGCCCGGCCAGGGGGCGGGTCCGGGCAGCCCCGTACGAGGCGGGGCCGGCGACTCGCTACGGAGTGCGCGGCCCCGGGGGCGGGACGCTGGGCGCGCCCCGCGCGATCAGACGTTGACGCCGAAGTCGGCCGCGATGCCGGCCAGGCCGGACGCGTAACCCTGGCCCACCGCGCGGAACTTCCACTCGGCGCCGTGCCGGTACAGCTCACCGAAGACCATGGCGGTCTCGGTCGAGGCGTCCTCGGTCAGGTCGTAGCGGGCCAGCTCCACGCCGTCGGCCTGGTTGACGACGCGGATGAAGGCGTTGCGCACCTGGCCGAAGCTCTGGCCACGGGCCGCCGCGTCGTGGATCGACACCGGGAAGACGATCTTCGTGATCTCGGCGGGCACGCCGGCCAGGTTGACCTTGACCGCCTCGTCGTCCCCGTCGCCCTCGCCGGTGAGGTTGTCGCCGGTGTGCTCGACGGAACCGTCCGGGCTGGTCAGGTTGTTGTAGAAGACGAAGTGCCGGTCGGACGCGACCTTCCCGGAGTCGTCGCACAGCAGGGCGCTGGCGTCCAGGTCGTAGTCGGTCCCGGTCGTCGTCCGCACGTCCCACCCGAGCCCGACGACCACGGCGGTCAGCCCCGGCGCCTCCTTGCTCAGCGAGACGTTGCCACCCTTGGCCAGCGATACACCCATGTTGTGCCCTTCCCCTGTCGCGCCTGCGTTGGCTGCTGCCGCAAATCTACAGCACTGTAGAAACTATCGACCGGCGATCGACGCGGGCCCCGGGCCCTGGGGCGCGGTAGCGTCGCACCAGGTACGCCACGGCGTTCCGCGCGGGCGGGACCGGCCCCCACCGAGTGGGCCTCCGCGACCGCGGGGTTGGTTCGGTCTACACCGCGCTGTTGACGGACGAGGGTTGGTCGTCCCCGCGCGTGCGGGGTCGCACGGGCCCGCCCGCGAACTACTCACACCCCCACCCCTACACCCCCTCCTCCGGCCACCCCAGCAACCGGGCCCCGATGACCGCGGTCTGAAGGGTGTAGCGGTGGACCGGGTCGCCGGGGTCGGAGCCGGTGAGTTTGTGGATGCGGTCCAGGCGGTAGGTCATGGCGCGGACGCTGAGGGACAGGCGGCGGGCGGCCTCGGCGGCGACGCAGCCGGTGTCGAAGTAGGCGGTCAGGGTGTCGATGAGGGGCTGGGCGCCGCCACGGGCCTGCTGGAGGGGGCCGAGGACGGTGCGTACGAGGTCGGCCATGGCCTGCCGGTCGCGGGTGAGGACCGGGTAGACGAGCAGGTCGGCGGCGTGCAGGACCGGGTCGTCCAGGTGCATGCGGGCGGCCAGGTCGAGGGTGTTGAGGGCCTCCTCGTAGGAGTGGACGACGCCGCC includes these proteins:
- a CDS encoding BlaI/MecI/CopY family transcriptional regulator, with translation MGDDKGEDATRPSPQRGRRRGQGELEALVMRVLQGAGEPVTAARVQQELGGDLAYTTVVTILTRLHGKHSVTRHRAGRSFRWAPTADEAGLAAQRMRRVLDGHSDRDAVLASFVSGLSADDERLVRELLHDAPSEAEARAEPGDAPVPLDREREP
- a CDS encoding M56 family metallopeptidase — protein: MGVFVVLPLVLPLTAWPMSRLAERRLHPRTATVLLTAVGAILAVCSTLCLALLGVVGTAQLPGNPLPDGWAAPEVRAAVPYDENVGFAAIGVLALVATACGHTLWRHYRVRNGAWRALGDLPAEPAPTPAPTTTSAIRATSTEPPAPPALTVLPDEVPYAYALPGRAGSGRVVVSDAMLAGLGAPERRALVAHEQAHLAGRHHRYLLASRLTASANPFLRPLWTAVAFSAERWADEEAAREVGSRRVVATAVGKAALISGPSPAPGIAGFAAVGPVPRRIAALLGPVPPARLWPPADGSLYAAALIAAAGTAASALSSLNAAVALFVVLKAATPL
- a CDS encoding TerD family protein, translating into MGVSLAKGGNVSLSKEAPGLTAVVVGLGWDVRTTTGTDYDLDASALLCDDSGKVASDRHFVFYNNLTSPDGSVEHTGDNLTGEGDGDDEAVKVNLAGVPAEITKIVFPVSIHDAAARGQSFGQVRNAFIRVVNQADGVELARYDLTEDASTETAMVFGELYRHGAEWKFRAVGQGYASGLAGIAADFGVNV